In Limisalsivibrio acetivorans, one genomic interval encodes:
- a CDS encoding sigma-54-dependent transcriptional regulator → MTNYKIMIVDDDHEFLKLSERLLKENGIGAIEAVADSREVLGRLSEERYSVILLDLNMPHISGEELLTEINYTFPDIPVIIVTANEGSEAVVSAMKGGAFDYVTKSSGTNRLITSVRKASEHFFMTVELNRLKTDYMERPEEPGARESGFITNSRKMLRIFRYIKNIAAAPVPILITGETGTGKELMADLIYEMSGFSGELVKVNVSGLDDTVFSDTLFGHTRGAFTNADSKREGLIKTAENGILFLDEIGDLETGSQVKLLRLLQDGTYYPLGSDKVMKTNTKIIAATNRDIRKLADEGEYRKDLFYRLSFHHVKIPPLRERREDIFPIAEHCLSEASQIYGVEQPEITPEALLELTKYDYPGNVRELEGILFDLTAKLRTERIDERMVREHFRNNGIEVEDEPGYDIFSGLSISYSGRFPTLKEITDYAIKTALEETEGNISQAAFILGINRQTIYRHLSRIKGEEADY, encoded by the coding sequence ATGACTAATTATAAAATCATGATCGTGGATGATGACCACGAATTCCTTAAACTCTCCGAGAGGCTGCTAAAGGAAAACGGAATTGGAGCCATTGAAGCTGTTGCAGACAGTAGAGAGGTTCTTGGAAGGCTCAGTGAGGAGAGATACAGTGTTATCCTCCTGGATCTGAACATGCCACACATAAGTGGAGAGGAACTCCTGACAGAGATAAACTACACCTTCCCCGATATACCCGTAATCATTGTTACGGCAAATGAAGGGAGTGAGGCTGTGGTTTCTGCCATGAAAGGGGGCGCCTTCGACTATGTGACAAAATCTTCTGGAACCAACAGGCTGATTACTTCTGTACGCAAGGCATCGGAACATTTCTTTATGACCGTTGAGCTTAACAGGCTCAAAACAGACTATATGGAACGTCCCGAGGAACCTGGTGCAAGGGAATCGGGGTTTATCACAAACAGCCGGAAAATGCTGAGAATCTTCCGGTATATCAAGAATATTGCAGCCGCACCAGTGCCGATACTCATAACAGGAGAAACGGGAACAGGGAAAGAGCTAATGGCGGATCTCATCTATGAGATGAGCGGTTTCAGCGGTGAACTCGTGAAAGTGAACGTTTCCGGTCTGGATGATACAGTGTTTTCCGACACCCTCTTCGGACACACCAGAGGTGCATTCACAAACGCTGATTCCAAACGGGAAGGTCTTATCAAAACAGCCGAAAACGGTATACTGTTCCTCGATGAGATAGGGGATCTTGAGACAGGTTCGCAGGTTAAGCTTCTCAGGCTGCTACAGGATGGAACCTATTACCCCCTCGGTTCGGACAAGGTGATGAAAACCAATACAAAGATCATCGCCGCAACTAATAGAGACATCCGCAAGCTTGCCGACGAAGGGGAATACCGGAAGGATCTTTTCTACAGGCTTTCATTCCATCATGTCAAGATTCCCCCGCTCAGGGAACGCCGTGAGGATATATTCCCCATCGCAGAGCATTGTCTTAGCGAAGCGTCACAGATATACGGTGTTGAACAGCCGGAGATAACCCCCGAAGCACTGCTGGAGTTGACCAAATACGACTATCCAGGCAATGTTCGTGAGCTGGAGGGGATCCTCTTCGATCTCACGGCTAAGCTGAGAACAGAGAGGATCGATGAAAGGATGGTGCGGGAGCATTTCCGAAATAACGGCATCGAGGTTGAGGACGAGCCCGGCTATGATATATTCAGCGGCCTCAGCATCAGCTATTCCGGAAGATTCCCAACCCTTAAGGAGATTACAGACTACGCAATAAAAACAGCTCTTGAAGAAACCGAAGGCAACATAAGCCAGGCCGCTTTTATACTGGGAATAAACAGACAGACAATATACAGGCATCTCTCCAGAATCAAGGGAGAGGAAGCTGATTATTAG
- a CDS encoding response regulator — MRILIVDDDLDTRKLLVRSLENWGHEPVEAESGEEALEIFAREHISMVIVDWMMPYMEGTELVRKLRWELTERYIYIIMLTAKSGSDNYIKGMEAGCDDFLSKPFDPQELRVRVRAGERVVQLEAALEEKNRKLEEILRYAEKDLASVHYIQKSLLPAAEYSYKSFTLRHVLFPGLHAPCDLLNYFPFDSRFVGFLSADMASSGVSASMMAIALNRILMPDEPGSPLFADGTKKPARPSSVMEYVNNHFSEDESNYLSLTYGILDTETGDITLSCGGQPSPILYRDGDLQEIITPDTDLGLVPDMVFNEKTFNLGKGDILLIHTDIYGMTKSSQRRLSERLMDYASRIKEAADLEKEFSKEIDTSALEDDAAFMLIENRA; from the coding sequence GTGAGAATCCTTATTGTTGATGATGATTTAGATACCAGAAAACTGCTCGTAAGGAGCCTTGAAAACTGGGGGCATGAACCCGTTGAGGCTGAGAGCGGCGAGGAAGCTCTTGAGATCTTTGCAAGAGAGCATATCAGCATGGTTATTGTGGACTGGATGATGCCGTATATGGAGGGAACCGAGCTTGTCAGAAAACTGCGCTGGGAACTGACCGAGCGATACATCTATATCATCATGCTCACAGCAAAATCAGGCTCTGATAACTACATAAAAGGGATGGAGGCAGGATGCGATGACTTCCTGAGCAAACCCTTCGATCCTCAGGAGCTCAGGGTTCGTGTCCGTGCTGGAGAAAGGGTTGTCCAGCTTGAAGCGGCTCTGGAGGAGAAGAACCGTAAGCTCGAGGAGATTCTCAGGTATGCCGAGAAGGATCTCGCCTCGGTACATTACATTCAAAAGAGCCTGCTCCCTGCGGCGGAATACAGCTATAAATCATTCACTCTGCGCCATGTCCTGTTTCCGGGACTCCATGCACCCTGCGATCTGCTGAACTACTTCCCCTTCGACAGCCGGTTCGTGGGCTTTCTATCAGCTGATATGGCATCCTCCGGTGTCAGCGCATCGATGATGGCCATCGCTCTTAACCGGATTCTGATGCCCGATGAACCCGGCTCACCCCTTTTTGCAGACGGCACAAAGAAACCCGCCCGCCCTTCGAGTGTTATGGAATACGTAAACAACCACTTCTCCGAGGATGAATCAAACTATTTATCACTCACCTACGGAATTCTGGATACAGAAACGGGCGACATCACACTCTCATGCGGAGGCCAGCCCTCCCCTATCCTTTACAGAGACGGAGACCTGCAGGAGATCATAACTCCCGACACGGATCTCGGACTTGTGCCGGATATGGTATTCAACGAGAAAACATTTAACCTGGGCAAGGGGGACATACTGCTTATACACACGGACATCTATGGTATGACAAAGAGTTCCCAAAGGAGACTATCCGAGAGACTGATGGACTACGCCTCCAGAATAAAAGAGGCCGCAGACCTTGAGAAGGAGTTCTCCAAAGAGATAGACACCTCCGCCCTCGAGGACGATGCGGCCTTTATGCTTATTGAGAACAGAGCCTAG
- a CDS encoding beta strand repeat-containing protein, whose amino-acid sequence MRNKFTLLMLLLFSTLLLSACGGGGGGGGGGSDFAVYGVAAEGEAINGTVYLTDSNGVRSDAVSIESDGSFSFNTSTLRAPYLLKAVSSESGMEYAAIAEGRGRYNITPFSHLAFLLAGEGNVTLAQAWDNTTLFENTLLSYETAKSDVNSMFSTPYDSYKTAVSPFTGNLYVGSNLDMILDDMYFRFNTSDAEISSKISGHPLIDVQYSSGGSPSLYFDNNTFDTINDNSYLTSISLSPAEATLRPGDSRTFAAVGSYVDGSVHNIDRVASWSIDNSSVASVDTGIVTGLSTGSALLTAALGSVSKTADITVSEGGDYLIGLSVTPVNPSVPYGNTKQLTATGIYYDSETQGFSKTMDVTKSADWASSAESVAKVGNDNGTKGLVTTIASGTATVTASLEGYSSSTNINVSNSELQYINISPSAPQIGPGGSVQFTATGIYTDSSTQDITGSVIWISDNSSVAEISNDNGTAGLAEAGDNTGTTGIVATKGGVTAMTTLKVAPVQITGIGVTPAVKTLAAGNTQQMTATGTYNDNSTSDVTSDAVWSTSTPSVATVDTDGVLTAVGSGTATVTAIFGGVSGTAQVTVKAAELDKIEVTPASPEVPLGLEKQMTATGIYSDGSKQNLTSVVTWQSSDTSVGVISNAVDSKGLFSTLTSGTSDITAALAGVSSAPVTVTVTSAQIKEIQLTPEGSSVPLGVDQQFTTTAVFTDNTTQNMTESCTWYITDPYAAVSNASGTKGFAKTIGEGTTMVRAVYGEFSDETSFTITPAELTQLQVSPVTPSVALGGSKQMNAVGIYTDNTNVDVTSQATWASSDGTVASISNAGGSEGLAVSLATGTSTLCATMDNITDSTVMSVTPVSLQHITVTPANQSLPLGNDQQYTATGIYSDLTTEDLTASVTWSADNASVASISNAGGSEGLASSAGTGNAVITADYNSVTGTAKLTVTPATLTSIVVNPINASIAQGNTQQYTATGYYSDSTSQNLTNIVAWTSDNAAVASISNAVGSQGIASSVGTGSANITASYDNVTRTVPLTVTAAQLESIDIAPANPSIVNGTNQQFTATGNYSDGSTQDVTTQVTWLSSDVGVASISNAGGSEGLATSAGTGTTTILAALDGKAGSTNLTVTAATLQSIAITPADPSIPLGTTQQFTATGTYSDTTTQDITTQVTWQSDDDTVAVVSNAGGSEGLTTSMAQGTANITADMGGITGTTSITLTAPQLQSVSVLPANTSIAVGDTLQYTAIGNYSGGGISDITDQATWVSTTASVASVGNTQGVDKGLATGIVAGSTNIEATLDGITGTTPLQVTGLPLIDITVTPADPSILTGANIQFTATGTYSDFSTEDISNSCTWVMDNTDIATVDATGLATGDAVNTGTTNVRAQKSGVEGSTSITVN is encoded by the coding sequence GTGAGAAATAAATTTACCTTATTGATGCTTCTTCTGTTTTCAACATTGCTCCTCAGCGCCTGCGGAGGCGGCGGGGGCGGCGGAGGCGGCGGAAGTGATTTTGCCGTTTACGGTGTCGCAGCCGAAGGGGAGGCCATCAACGGTACTGTCTATCTCACCGATTCCAACGGTGTACGTTCCGATGCTGTCTCCATAGAGTCCGACGGCAGTTTCAGCTTCAACACATCAACACTTCGGGCACCTTATCTCCTGAAGGCGGTATCCTCCGAAAGCGGTATGGAATATGCTGCAATCGCCGAGGGGAGAGGGCGGTACAATATTACACCCTTCAGCCATCTTGCCTTCTTGCTTGCAGGTGAAGGGAATGTTACCCTCGCACAGGCTTGGGATAATACAACTTTGTTCGAGAATACGCTTCTCAGCTATGAAACTGCGAAAAGTGATGTGAACAGCATGTTCTCCACACCCTATGATAGCTATAAAACAGCTGTCAGCCCCTTCACAGGGAATCTTTACGTGGGGAGCAATCTGGATATGATTCTCGATGATATGTATTTCCGGTTTAATACATCGGATGCAGAGATAAGCTCAAAGATTTCCGGTCATCCTCTCATAGATGTTCAGTACTCATCGGGCGGTTCGCCTAGTCTTTATTTCGACAATAATACCTTCGATACAATAAACGATAATTCCTACCTCACATCCATATCCCTTAGCCCTGCTGAGGCAACCCTTCGTCCTGGAGATTCTCGCACCTTTGCCGCAGTGGGTTCCTATGTGGACGGCTCGGTTCATAATATCGACAGGGTGGCCTCATGGAGCATTGACAATTCATCGGTGGCATCTGTGGATACGGGTATAGTGACAGGCCTTTCCACTGGCTCTGCTCTGCTTACGGCGGCACTTGGCTCTGTGAGTAAAACCGCGGATATTACTGTAAGTGAAGGGGGTGATTACCTCATCGGTCTCAGCGTTACCCCGGTCAATCCCTCTGTCCCCTACGGCAATACAAAACAGCTTACCGCCACGGGCATCTATTACGACTCAGAAACCCAGGGTTTCTCCAAAACGATGGATGTTACAAAGAGTGCGGACTGGGCAAGCTCCGCTGAATCGGTTGCGAAGGTAGGGAACGACAACGGCACTAAGGGTCTTGTGACCACGATAGCCTCTGGAACCGCTACTGTCACAGCATCCCTTGAGGGGTATTCATCAAGCACAAATATAAACGTGTCAAACTCCGAACTGCAGTACATAAACATATCCCCCTCTGCGCCCCAGATAGGCCCCGGCGGGAGCGTTCAGTTCACAGCCACCGGTATTTACACAGATTCTTCAACACAGGATATAACCGGTTCTGTTATCTGGATCTCGGACAACTCGAGCGTTGCAGAGATAAGCAACGATAACGGCACAGCCGGACTTGCAGAGGCCGGTGACAATACAGGAACCACAGGTATTGTGGCCACAAAAGGTGGTGTTACCGCGATGACAACCTTAAAGGTGGCACCTGTTCAGATAACGGGCATTGGCGTTACACCTGCGGTTAAAACCCTTGCCGCAGGGAATACACAGCAGATGACCGCTACCGGTACATACAACGACAACTCCACCTCCGATGTTACCTCCGATGCTGTCTGGTCCACAAGCACCCCCTCCGTAGCCACCGTTGATACGGACGGAGTTCTCACTGCAGTTGGCTCAGGTACTGCAACGGTAACGGCAATCTTCGGCGGTGTAAGCGGAACGGCACAGGTAACAGTAAAGGCGGCGGAGCTTGATAAGATAGAGGTAACCCCAGCATCCCCGGAGGTTCCCCTCGGTCTTGAGAAGCAGATGACCGCCACAGGTATATACAGTGACGGCTCAAAGCAGAACCTGACATCAGTGGTTACGTGGCAGTCTTCGGACACATCGGTGGGCGTGATAAGCAACGCCGTGGACAGCAAGGGGCTGTTCAGTACGCTCACATCCGGCACATCGGATATTACAGCCGCTCTGGCAGGTGTTTCCAGTGCTCCAGTAACAGTTACGGTAACCTCCGCCCAGATCAAGGAGATACAGCTTACCCCAGAGGGGTCATCCGTTCCCCTTGGTGTGGACCAGCAGTTCACCACTACGGCTGTTTTCACAGACAACACGACCCAAAACATGACCGAATCGTGCACATGGTATATAACGGATCCCTATGCGGCCGTAAGCAACGCCTCCGGAACAAAGGGCTTCGCTAAAACCATAGGGGAGGGCACCACAATGGTGCGGGCGGTTTATGGTGAGTTTTCCGATGAAACCAGCTTCACCATAACCCCTGCAGAGCTGACCCAGCTTCAAGTGAGCCCCGTAACCCCCTCTGTGGCTCTTGGCGGCTCCAAACAGATGAACGCAGTGGGTATATATACGGACAACACGAACGTTGATGTAACATCACAGGCTACATGGGCTTCTTCGGATGGAACAGTGGCAAGCATAAGTAATGCCGGCGGCTCCGAAGGACTTGCCGTATCCCTTGCCACAGGAACCTCAACATTGTGTGCAACCATGGATAACATTACCGACAGTACGGTGATGAGTGTAACCCCCGTCTCGCTTCAGCATATCACTGTTACCCCTGCGAACCAGTCTCTGCCGCTGGGTAACGACCAGCAGTATACGGCTACGGGTATATACTCCGATCTTACCACTGAGGATCTCACAGCATCTGTTACATGGTCGGCTGATAATGCTAGCGTCGCTTCCATAAGCAATGCCGGGGGTAGCGAGGGTCTTGCATCATCCGCAGGAACCGGGAATGCTGTTATCACAGCGGATTACAACAGCGTAACAGGAACGGCGAAGCTCACAGTCACACCCGCTACGCTGACATCGATCGTTGTTAACCCCATAAACGCATCCATAGCGCAGGGGAATACCCAGCAATATACAGCCACGGGCTACTACAGCGACAGCACCAGCCAGAACCTTACTAACATCGTTGCATGGACCTCGGATAACGCCGCTGTGGCCTCCATAAGCAACGCCGTTGGCTCACAGGGTATAGCAAGCTCCGTTGGTACTGGCTCGGCTAATATAACCGCCTCCTACGATAACGTTACAAGAACCGTTCCGCTTACTGTAACTGCGGCACAGCTCGAGAGCATAGACATAGCACCGGCGAACCCCTCTATAGTTAATGGTACAAACCAGCAGTTTACCGCAACAGGCAATTACAGCGACGGTTCCACCCAGGATGTCACGACTCAGGTTACGTGGCTCTCCAGCGATGTGGGTGTGGCCTCCATAAGCAACGCTGGTGGCAGCGAAGGTCTTGCAACATCCGCCGGAACTGGTACAACCACCATACTCGCAGCTCTAGACGGCAAAGCAGGCTCCACGAACCTTACCGTAACAGCCGCAACGCTCCAGAGCATAGCCATAACACCTGCGGATCCCTCCATACCTCTGGGCACTACCCAGCAGTTCACCGCTACGGGTACATACAGCGACACCACCACACAGGATATAACCACGCAGGTTACTTGGCAGTCCGATGATGATACAGTGGCCGTTGTAAGCAATGCGGGTGGAAGTGAAGGACTCACGACCTCCATGGCTCAGGGCACTGCCAATATTACTGCAGATATGGGAGGAATAACCGGAACAACCTCCATAACGCTTACAGCTCCCCAGCTCCAGAGCGTAAGCGTTCTCCCTGCGAACACATCCATAGCCGTTGGGGATACCCTGCAGTACACGGCCATAGGTAACTATTCAGGCGGCGGCATTTCGGATATCACCGATCAGGCAACATGGGTTTCCACCACAGCCTCTGTGGCAAGCGTTGGAAACACCCAGGGGGTTGATAAGGGGCTGGCAACCGGCATCGTGGCGGGAAGCACCAACATCGAGGCTACTCTGGACGGGATTACAGGTACAACACCCCTTCAGGTAACCGGACTTCCGCTCATCGATATAACCGTAACCCCTGCGGATCCAAGCATACTTACCGGTGCTAACATCCAGTTTACCGCAACCGGTACTTACAGCGATTTCTCCACCGAGGATATATCCAACAGCTGTACGTGGGTGATGGATAATACCGATATCGCCACAGTCGATGCAACAGGGCTAGCGACGGGTGATGCTGTCAATACGGGAACAACTAACGTAAGGGCTCAGAAATCCGGAGTGGAGGGCTCAACAAGCATTACGGTTAACTAA
- a CDS encoding cache domain-containing protein, protein MSNRLKSLSSLFYLSMLITALISVIPIAYFWISSEYSRFEDEAKNLRREYIEERKARIKFEVKRVAEYIAYVRSNSEVELRERLREEVNKAHAIALSLYNTHKETHSSVEIKGIIKEALRPVRFSDGRGYIFIGSMNGTEILYPIAPEYENENIINLVDALGNFVIRKEIRLVKNRGEGFVKGHWRKPAGNGEMIYPKLTYVKGFKPFNWYIGTGEYLDDQEKDLQESVLDRISSIRYEDDGYVFAATWDGLSLSGPAKGKNMYNVTDINGKKIVQELIKAAREGGGFVDYVLPRFNSDKPRPKISYAQGIEDWEWYIGTGVNIDQIDDIIAVKRQELEESIQKQLVFIGIIFVFSLIAGATAGLFFTNRLNKELGSLMVLFRTSIEDGDTDSVNLKYNEFINIGESLHEIIEMKKSAENEAVRKEIFLTSIIENLPVGLFTKDPSDGFRIVLWNRMAEKIFGVSVSEAKGKTISEIMDSTSRTSFADYKDQEIATESDIATIQEGIVTRNIVEIKTPEGLITVRNTKVPIFDNEGKAYMLLGILEDLTQEKNMENELRSKTRELEMLNRNLEKTVEVETEKRRKNESLLFEQSKFASIGQMISAIAHQWRQPINALGLYIQDLEDSYELGELDREYIDSMTESCMHLIMYMSKTIDDFRNFYITNDSPADLDILKHIYESSSLVYAQMESKDVKLLIDSGIGAVPYRRTSKTDEESDFKVRGIPGEFKQVVINILHNSIEAITKYRKKGDIRVGEIVIAVSRDNGDIIVSFSDNGGGIPENIMSMIFDPYFTTKGEGEGTGIGLFMSRIIVEKHMNGRMKAENSERGAVITLRFPAADSE, encoded by the coding sequence ATGTCCAACAGATTAAAGAGCCTGAGTAGTCTTTTTTATTTATCAATGCTGATAACAGCTCTTATATCTGTTATCCCCATAGCCTATTTCTGGATCTCCTCCGAATACAGCCGCTTTGAGGATGAGGCTAAAAACCTGCGAAGAGAATACATAGAAGAACGCAAAGCCCGTATAAAATTCGAGGTTAAACGTGTTGCGGAGTATATCGCCTATGTCCGCTCCAATTCAGAGGTAGAGCTTAGAGAAAGGCTTAGGGAAGAGGTAAATAAGGCCCACGCCATCGCACTCTCACTATACAACACCCATAAGGAAACCCACAGCAGTGTTGAAATAAAAGGGATCATCAAGGAGGCTCTGCGGCCTGTACGTTTCAGTGACGGCAGAGGGTATATATTCATCGGCAGTATGAACGGAACCGAGATCCTGTACCCCATAGCACCTGAATATGAAAACGAGAACATAATAAACCTCGTTGATGCCCTCGGCAACTTCGTGATCAGAAAAGAGATCAGACTTGTAAAAAACCGTGGGGAGGGGTTTGTTAAGGGTCACTGGCGAAAGCCCGCCGGCAACGGCGAGATGATATACCCAAAACTCACCTATGTTAAAGGGTTCAAGCCCTTTAACTGGTACATTGGCACAGGGGAATACCTCGATGATCAGGAAAAAGATCTTCAGGAAAGTGTCCTGGACCGCATTTCATCCATACGTTATGAGGATGATGGTTATGTTTTCGCCGCCACATGGGACGGGCTCAGCCTTTCGGGCCCTGCCAAGGGCAAAAACATGTACAACGTCACAGATATAAACGGAAAGAAGATCGTTCAGGAGCTTATAAAGGCGGCCCGTGAGGGTGGAGGATTTGTGGATTATGTACTCCCCCGCTTCAACTCCGATAAGCCAAGGCCGAAAATCAGCTACGCCCAAGGCATTGAGGACTGGGAATGGTACATAGGGACAGGGGTAAACATAGACCAGATCGATGATATTATCGCAGTGAAGCGTCAGGAACTTGAAGAGAGTATCCAGAAGCAGCTCGTCTTCATCGGGATCATCTTCGTATTCTCCCTTATAGCGGGGGCCACCGCAGGACTGTTTTTCACAAACCGGCTTAACAAAGAGCTTGGAAGCCTCATGGTTCTGTTTCGAACGAGCATCGAGGATGGAGATACCGATTCAGTTAACCTTAAATACAACGAGTTTATCAATATCGGAGAGTCACTCCATGAAATAATCGAAATGAAGAAGTCGGCAGAGAATGAGGCTGTAAGGAAGGAGATCTTTTTAACCTCCATTATTGAGAATCTGCCGGTGGGTCTTTTCACAAAGGATCCTTCCGATGGTTTCAGGATAGTACTCTGGAACAGGATGGCCGAAAAAATCTTCGGCGTATCAGTTTCAGAAGCAAAGGGTAAAACCATCTCTGAGATAATGGACAGTACATCGAGAACATCCTTTGCTGACTACAAAGATCAAGAGATTGCCACAGAATCGGATATAGCAACCATCCAGGAGGGTATTGTCACCCGTAATATTGTCGAGATCAAGACGCCGGAAGGGTTAATCACTGTTCGTAACACTAAGGTCCCGATATTTGACAACGAAGGAAAGGCTTATATGCTTCTGGGTATCCTCGAGGACCTCACCCAGGAAAAGAACATGGAGAACGAGCTCAGGAGTAAAACAAGGGAACTGGAAATGCTTAACAGAAACCTTGAAAAAACAGTAGAGGTGGAAACGGAGAAGCGCAGGAAGAATGAATCCCTCCTCTTTGAGCAGTCGAAGTTCGCATCCATAGGGCAGATGATAAGCGCCATAGCCCACCAGTGGAGACAGCCGATAAACGCCCTCGGTCTTTATATTCAGGATCTTGAGGACTCCTACGAACTCGGCGAGCTGGACAGGGAGTACATAGACAGCATGACAGAAAGCTGTATGCATCTTATTATGTATATGTCGAAAACCATCGATGACTTCAGAAACTTTTACATAACTAACGACTCACCGGCAGACCTTGATATTCTCAAGCATATATACGAGTCCTCCTCCCTTGTTTATGCACAGATGGAGAGCAAGGATGTAAAGCTACTCATAGACAGCGGCATCGGTGCTGTACCCTACAGACGCACATCCAAAACAGATGAGGAGAGCGACTTTAAGGTACGGGGCATACCGGGCGAGTTCAAGCAGGTTGTGATAAACATCCTTCACAACAGCATTGAAGCGATAACCAAGTACAGAAAGAAGGGTGATATCCGTGTTGGAGAGATAGTTATTGCCGTATCCAGAGATAACGGAGATATTATTGTAAGCTTTTCTGACAACGGCGGCGGTATCCCAGAGAATATAATGTCCATGATTTTCGACCCCTATTTCACCACCAAGGGGGAGGGTGAAGGAACGGGGATAGGTCTTTTCATGTCCAGAATAATTGTGGAAAAACATATGAATGGCCGAATGAAAGCAGAGAACAGTGAAAGGGGTGCAGTTATTACACTGCGCTTTCCTGCTGCTGATTCAGAGTAA